The stretch of DNA AACGACAACATTTCCGCGGCAAAGGAAGGCACGGAATATTTGATCCGTCTCGGTCACCGGAAGATCGGGTTCATCGGGGGAGACATCGGTTTCATGGTGACAAGAAACCGGCTGGAAGGATATCGAAGGGCATTGGCTGAGGCGGGAATTCCCGTGAATGAAAAATATTTGATCCATGAAGAGTTTTTGCTGGAAGGCGGTAAAGAAGCGGTGAAGGAATTGATGCTTTTGGACGATCCTCCGACCGCCCTGCTGGTGATTGATGATATCATGGCCCTCGGCGTATTAAAAACATTAAGTGAATTGGGGAAAAAGGTCCCCGAGGATATTTCCGTCGTCAGTTTCAATAACGTCCTCTTCGCCGAACTGGCCCAGCCTCCGTTGACTTCCGTCGATATCAACATTTTCACCTTGGGAATCGAAGCGGTCAAGCATCTGATCCAAAAAATCGAAAACCCGAAGGAACCGGTCAAGCGGATCATCATTCCCCACCGCCTGATCGTCAGAAAATCCTGTCAGGCCGTCGTCC from Caldibacillus debilis DSM 16016 encodes:
- a CDS encoding LacI family DNA-binding transcriptional regulator, yielding MAVTIKDVAKAANVAPSTVSRVIADSPRISEETKRKVRKVMEELGYHPNMIARSLANQSSKAIGIIFPNSGNTAFQNPFFSEVLRGISEGVSEKHYILQFTTGRTEEEILQDVKKMVFGRLVDGMILLYSKLGDSVMKFLKEQNFPFVLVGKPFEDSEVITHVDNDNISAAKEGTEYLIRLGHRKIGFIGGDIGFMVTRNRLEGYRRALAEAGIPVNEKYLIHEEFLLEGGKEAVKELMLLDDPPTALLVIDDIMALGVLKTLSELGKKVPEDISVVSFNNVLFAELAQPPLTSVDINIFTLGIEAVKHLIQKIENPKEPVKRIIIPHRLIVRKSCQAVVR